One stretch of Candidatus Binatia bacterium DNA includes these proteins:
- a CDS encoding NAD-glutamate dehydrogenase yields MAELSKAIARLMAERAQQEKTEAAEPTGPRPPGGGEPSKLERVIAELRARVAPGERVLVEGLARQWLERSGSELLAQREVEELVALISEIFRFLQMPGKQEPRVEILPHPRQPHAFVVRTWMRDRPFIVDTVQESLRAAGARIHSLMHPIFVVERDERGEIRAIHTRAEFGQRESVLRIEMEGVSDPAALAPLLQQRLTAVVWATDDYPAMRSKAEEIADELRSHTLPRPWSADVDEFAAFLDWLGQKNFVFLGYREYEFRGYGHERVAQVRRGSGLGILREEQRSHYFEARPLPENLRRRLNEPPLWLISKTNAESPIHRAGHMDYIGVKRVDGAGVVVGERRFLGLFTARAYAEEPMRVPLLRLKLAHILEAEGAEEGTHSYREIVALFNSMSRVQLLALAPEQLRQTIRTLQAAEESEDVAVVVQPDPLERGVFVTVSFPQNRFSHEIERQVESQLLGHFAGAAILESRLSLDERPHVRMHYYVAPRAGAGRLVSVEELRRGIRSLLQTWEDRFRSALEQAYSRDIAQTLAHRYLSVFGEAYRAATDVQAAVTDVANLETVLASKTAQVDLLPAGSVSSFPNEVVLKLYLPGPPLVLSDFLPYLENLGFQVLAQDAHELFLEELGRVQIHSFPVRDARGLPIVLEEVAPLVRDAVLLLHSGKLENDPLNRLILYARLTWRQVDLLRAYANYALQLGLAPSRETIVRTLVHWPACARALWEYFCAKFDPDRPEAARQRQDAVLAPVQARFESALEGVSTIEEDRLLRSLFAIMQATVRTSYFGPAETPREPATIALKFEGARLPGIGPKPLLETYVHGPLVEGVHLRAARVARGGIRQSDRSDFRKEVLALMLTQDVKNALIVPGGAKGGFVVRRAHTYPVPVDEAAAAYRAYIGALLDVTDNVVRGRVETPARVVAYDAPDPYLVVAADKGTATFSDLANEIALQRGFWLGDAFASGGKFGYDHKKQGITAKGVWECVRRHFYDRGRNLDEQTLDVIGIGDMSGDVFGNGMLWSRRLRLRAAFDHRHVFIDPDPDPLRSYNERERLFRLPQSSWADYNPEMLSRGGGVYPRGAKRVQLSDEARELLGLEPREYSGEELVRAVLCARADLLWNGGIGTYVKASDEPHAAANDPANDGVRVDARDLRVQVVGEGGNLGFTQRGRVEFALHGGSIHTDAIDNSAGVDMSDHEVNLKICLATAMEAGHLTYEERNRLLAEVEADVIERVLHHNRRQAQVLSLDQWRSRTRLHEFRDLMSQLESDGLLDRRAEHLPDRDQLRARRPQFLGLTQPELAVMLAHTKRWLQREILASSLPDDGFFETYLRGYFPAPICQRFGLAVRSHPLRREIIAVEVANEVIDRLGMTFVPRLCRDTGAKPVAAVRAIAVVGAVLEWDRMWAEIGQLQPALSSEGEREILLCAERGLERAVAWYLETQPANVPAADMYEALRRATTPLWEALPDVFHAEARAEWDRTMERLASLGVPRDMATRLGRTLHAAELFDIAELAAGGERNPVIVARSYYGLAELFSLDWLRRSVEGIAAENRWEQRARNELLHDIAAAHRKLTERVLACGQHGKTLEQCLLSEAKWQQGELEDLQVLLRDARAGRELTLAQALVVARELLRFAERPQQE; encoded by the coding sequence GTGGCAGAACTATCCAAGGCAATTGCCCGTCTCATGGCCGAACGTGCCCAGCAAGAGAAAACAGAGGCCGCGGAGCCCACTGGGCCGCGGCCGCCTGGCGGAGGCGAACCGTCCAAGCTGGAGCGGGTAATCGCCGAGTTGCGCGCACGGGTTGCGCCGGGGGAACGAGTGCTGGTGGAAGGCTTGGCCCGGCAGTGGCTGGAGCGGTCTGGCTCGGAGCTTCTGGCGCAAAGGGAGGTGGAGGAACTCGTCGCGCTCATAAGCGAAATCTTTCGTTTCTTGCAGATGCCGGGAAAGCAGGAACCTCGGGTGGAGATTTTACCCCATCCGCGGCAGCCCCATGCATTCGTGGTGCGGACGTGGATGCGCGACCGCCCGTTTATCGTCGACACCGTGCAGGAGAGCCTGCGGGCGGCCGGCGCGCGCATCCACAGCCTGATGCATCCGATCTTCGTCGTGGAGCGTGACGAACGGGGGGAGATCCGCGCCATTCACACGCGCGCGGAGTTCGGCCAACGCGAGTCCGTTTTACGCATAGAGATGGAAGGCGTGTCCGACCCGGCTGCACTGGCCCCCTTGCTCCAGCAACGGCTCACCGCCGTCGTTTGGGCGACGGACGATTACCCGGCGATGCGGAGCAAGGCTGAGGAGATTGCGGATGAGTTGCGGAGCCACACTCTGCCTCGCCCGTGGTCGGCGGATGTGGACGAGTTTGCCGCCTTTTTGGATTGGTTGGGGCAAAAGAACTTCGTGTTTCTCGGCTACCGCGAGTACGAATTTCGTGGGTACGGGCACGAGCGTGTCGCACAGGTGCGCCGCGGCTCGGGGCTCGGCATCTTACGCGAAGAGCAGCGCTCCCACTATTTCGAGGCCCGGCCGTTGCCGGAAAATCTGCGGCGGCGATTGAACGAGCCGCCACTGTGGTTGATTTCCAAAACCAACGCCGAAAGCCCGATCCATCGTGCAGGGCACATGGATTACATTGGAGTCAAGCGAGTGGATGGTGCGGGCGTTGTCGTGGGCGAGCGCCGCTTCCTCGGGCTCTTCACCGCGAGAGCGTATGCGGAAGAACCCATGCGCGTGCCCCTGTTACGGTTGAAGCTGGCGCACATCCTGGAGGCAGAAGGGGCGGAGGAGGGGACGCACTCGTACCGGGAAATTGTCGCGCTGTTCAACAGCATGTCGCGCGTGCAGCTTCTGGCCTTGGCCCCAGAGCAGCTGCGCCAGACCATCCGGACGTTGCAGGCGGCGGAGGAAAGCGAGGACGTGGCGGTGGTCGTGCAGCCCGATCCGCTGGAACGCGGCGTGTTCGTGACGGTGTCCTTTCCGCAAAACCGATTCTCGCACGAAATCGAGCGGCAAGTGGAAAGCCAGTTGCTCGGCCACTTTGCGGGCGCCGCGATTCTGGAGAGTCGGCTGTCCCTCGACGAGCGCCCGCATGTGCGGATGCACTATTACGTCGCCCCGCGCGCAGGGGCTGGACGACTCGTTTCGGTCGAGGAACTCCGCCGCGGGATCCGCTCGTTGCTTCAGACCTGGGAGGATCGTTTTCGCAGCGCCCTGGAGCAGGCCTACTCACGGGATATCGCCCAGACCCTCGCTCACCGATATTTGTCCGTATTTGGCGAGGCGTATCGTGCGGCCACCGACGTACAAGCCGCGGTGACCGACGTGGCGAACCTGGAAACCGTGCTTGCCAGCAAGACGGCGCAGGTGGATTTGCTTCCAGCGGGGAGCGTGAGCAGCTTCCCAAACGAGGTCGTTCTGAAGCTGTACCTCCCCGGACCTCCGCTCGTGCTTAGCGACTTCTTGCCTTACCTCGAAAATCTCGGCTTCCAGGTGTTGGCGCAGGATGCCCATGAACTCTTCCTGGAGGAGCTCGGGAGGGTGCAAATTCACTCCTTCCCCGTACGGGATGCACGCGGACTGCCCATCGTGTTGGAGGAAGTGGCTCCGTTGGTTCGCGACGCCGTGCTGCTGCTGCACTCGGGTAAACTGGAGAACGACCCGCTCAATCGCCTGATTCTGTACGCGCGCTTGACATGGCGCCAGGTGGACTTGCTGCGGGCCTACGCCAATTATGCGCTGCAGCTCGGGCTAGCCCCGAGCCGAGAAACCATTGTCCGCACGCTGGTCCATTGGCCTGCATGCGCGCGGGCCCTGTGGGAGTATTTTTGCGCCAAGTTCGATCCAGACCGGCCAGAAGCTGCGCGCCAGCGACAAGATGCTGTGCTGGCTCCGGTGCAGGCTCGTTTCGAGTCGGCACTCGAAGGGGTCAGCACGATCGAGGAGGACCGTTTGCTCCGCTCTCTCTTTGCGATTATGCAGGCCACCGTTCGTACCTCCTATTTTGGTCCTGCCGAGACACCTCGCGAGCCGGCAACCATCGCACTCAAATTCGAAGGCGCGCGCCTGCCGGGCATCGGGCCCAAGCCCCTGCTGGAGACATACGTGCACGGGCCGCTCGTCGAAGGGGTGCACTTGCGGGCGGCGCGAGTCGCCCGCGGAGGAATCCGGCAAAGCGACCGCTCGGATTTCCGCAAAGAAGTCCTGGCCCTGATGCTGACGCAGGACGTCAAGAACGCACTGATCGTTCCCGGCGGAGCCAAGGGTGGCTTCGTCGTCCGGCGCGCCCACACGTACCCAGTTCCGGTGGACGAAGCGGCAGCGGCCTACCGTGCGTACATAGGGGCTTTGCTCGACGTGACCGACAATGTGGTGCGAGGGCGGGTGGAAACGCCAGCGCGGGTGGTTGCCTATGATGCTCCCGACCCGTACCTCGTCGTCGCGGCTGACAAGGGTACGGCCACGTTTTCGGATCTTGCGAATGAAATTGCGCTGCAACGAGGATTCTGGCTGGGCGACGCTTTCGCTTCGGGGGGCAAGTTTGGCTACGACCACAAGAAACAAGGCATTACAGCCAAGGGAGTGTGGGAGTGCGTGCGGCGGCACTTTTACGACCGCGGCCGGAACCTGGACGAGCAGACACTCGACGTGATCGGCATTGGAGACATGAGCGGTGACGTGTTCGGCAACGGCATGTTGTGGTCGCGCCGCCTGCGGCTGAGGGCCGCCTTTGATCACCGCCACGTGTTCATCGATCCGGATCCCGACCCACTGCGCTCCTACAACGAAAGAGAACGGCTCTTTCGCTTGCCGCAATCGAGTTGGGCCGATTACAATCCGGAGATGCTGAGCCGAGGGGGTGGAGTGTATCCGCGTGGGGCGAAGCGGGTGCAGCTTTCCGATGAGGCTCGGGAGCTATTGGGTCTGGAGCCGAGAGAATATTCGGGCGAGGAACTGGTGCGCGCCGTTTTGTGCGCTCGTGCCGATTTGCTGTGGAACGGCGGCATTGGCACCTACGTCAAGGCCAGCGATGAGCCTCATGCCGCCGCGAACGACCCGGCGAATGACGGGGTCCGCGTGGACGCTCGCGACTTGCGGGTCCAAGTGGTCGGGGAAGGAGGCAACCTCGGTTTCACCCAACGCGGTCGCGTGGAGTTCGCATTACATGGGGGAAGCATCCATACCGACGCGATCGACAATTCGGCCGGCGTGGACATGTCCGACCACGAGGTGAACCTCAAGATTTGCCTGGCCACAGCGATGGAGGCCGGACACCTGACATACGAGGAGCGCAACCGCTTGCTCGCTGAGGTGGAAGCAGACGTGATCGAGCGGGTCCTGCACCACAACCGCCGCCAGGCGCAGGTGTTGAGTCTAGACCAGTGGCGGAGCCGAACTCGCTTGCACGAGTTTCGCGATCTCATGTCGCAGTTGGAGTCCGACGGCCTGCTGGATCGGCGAGCAGAACACCTGCCGGATCGCGACCAGCTACGGGCACGGCGCCCGCAATTTTTAGGGCTGACACAGCCGGAACTGGCGGTGATGCTCGCCCATACGAAACGCTGGTTGCAACGGGAAATTTTGGCCAGTTCCCTTCCGGACGACGGATTTTTCGAAACGTACTTGCGCGGGTATTTCCCAGCCCCCATCTGCCAGCGGTTCGGCCTGGCCGTGCGGAGTCACCCGCTGCGCCGCGAAATCATTGCTGTGGAAGTGGCCAACGAGGTGATCGATCGGCTGGGCATGACATTCGTGCCGCGCCTTTGCCGCGATACCGGCGCCAAGCCGGTGGCTGCGGTTCGCGCAATTGCCGTAGTGGGCGCGGTTTTGGAGTGGGACCGAATGTGGGCCGAAATCGGCCAGTTACAACCAGCGCTTTCCAGCGAGGGGGAGCGCGAAATTTTGTTGTGCGCAGAGCGGGGCCTGGAGCGCGCCGTTGCTTGGTACTTGGAGACTCAACCGGCGAATGTTCCCGCAGCCGATATGTACGAAGCGTTACGCCGTGCCACCACACCGTTGTGGGAGGCGCTCCCCGACGTTTTCCATGCGGAAGCACGCGCAGAGTGGGACCGCACGATGGAGCGACTCGCGAGCCTAGGAGTGCCGCGGGATATGGCTACGCGGCTGGGCCGGACTCTGCATGCCGCTGAATTGTTCGATATCGCCGAGCTCGCGGCCGGGGGAGAGCGAAATCCAGTGATTGTGGCGCGCTCCTACTATGGTTTGGCGGAACTGTTCTCCCTGGACTGGCTACGCCGCAGTGTGGAAGGCATCGCCGCGGAAAACCGCTGGGAGCAAAGAGCACGGAACGAGTTGCTGCATGACATTGCTGCGGCTCACCGAAAGTTGACGGAGAGGGTTTTGGCCTGCGGGCAGCACGGAAAGACTCTGGAACAGTGCCTGTTGTCCGAGGCCAAGTGGCAACAAGGCGAACTCGAGGATCTGCAGGTTTTGCTGCGTGACGCGCGCGCGGGCCGTGAGCTGACATTAGCTCAAGCTTTGGTTGTGGCGCGCGAACTCCTGCGCTTTGCGGAGCGCCCGCAACAGGAATAG